The proteins below are encoded in one region of Pongo pygmaeus isolate AG05252 chromosome 20, NHGRI_mPonPyg2-v2.0_pri, whole genome shotgun sequence:
- the LOC129020579 gene encoding small ribosomal subunit protein uS14-like has protein sequence MGHQQLYWSHPRKFGQGSRSCRVCSHQHGVIRKYGLNMCRQCFRQYAKDIGFIKLD, from the coding sequence ATGGGTCATCAGCAGCTGTACTGGAGCCACCCGCGAAAATTCGGCCAGGGTTCTCGCTCTTGTCGCGTCTGTTCACACCAGCACGGTGTGATCCGGAAATATGGCCTCAATATGTGCCGCCAGTGTTTCCGTCAGTACGCAAAGGATATCGGTTTCATTAAGTTGGACTAA